One stretch of Qipengyuania gelatinilytica DNA includes these proteins:
- a CDS encoding ABC transporter ATP-binding protein: MLTKTGAMSRNPAEHNRQLAIEARGLVKRFDDTLAVDGVDISVPEGAIYGILGPNGAGKTTTLRMLLGIIDPDEGVRRVFGHDRPHEIAKWIGYLPEERGLYPAMKCDEAIAFMGSLRGLPLDEGRKRGRELMENHGLGHAIDRQIRQLSKGMAQTVQLLGTLVHKPRLVVLDEPFSGLDAINQGKLEVLIRDLAKQGTTVIFSTHVIHHAERLCNDVAIIAGGRVPYAGSVDAARDRIPAQVRLETRNETGEWRSALPDDARHDTKTGGGHFWYFPIPDSGIEALLKRLIDGEAGILSLSIERAGLHDAFVEIAGEAAARALEEGAAEAGQ; encoded by the coding sequence ATGTTGACCAAGACAGGTGCGATGTCGCGAAATCCCGCAGAACACAACCGCCAGCTCGCCATCGAGGCGCGCGGGCTGGTCAAGCGCTTCGACGACACGCTTGCCGTCGACGGGGTCGACATCTCCGTTCCCGAAGGCGCGATCTACGGCATTCTCGGCCCCAATGGTGCCGGCAAGACCACGACGCTGCGGATGTTGCTGGGCATCATCGACCCCGACGAGGGTGTGCGCCGCGTTTTCGGGCATGACCGCCCGCACGAGATCGCCAAATGGATCGGTTACCTGCCCGAAGAGCGCGGACTCTATCCAGCCATGAAATGCGACGAGGCCATCGCCTTCATGGGTTCGCTGCGCGGCCTGCCGCTCGACGAAGGGCGCAAGCGCGGGCGCGAGCTGATGGAGAACCACGGCCTCGGCCATGCGATCGACCGGCAGATCCGCCAGCTATCCAAGGGCATGGCGCAAACGGTCCAGCTTCTCGGAACGCTGGTGCACAAACCCAGGCTCGTGGTGCTCGACGAACCCTTCAGCGGGCTCGACGCGATCAACCAGGGCAAGCTCGAAGTCCTGATCCGTGATCTTGCAAAGCAGGGGACCACGGTTATCTTCTCGACCCATGTGATCCATCATGCCGAACGGCTGTGCAACGATGTCGCCATCATTGCCGGGGGCCGCGTGCCCTATGCCGGCTCGGTCGACGCGGCGCGTGACCGCATTCCGGCCCAGGTCCGGCTCGAAACCCGCAACGAGACTGGCGAATGGCGCTCCGCCCTGCCCGACGATGCGCGGCACGACACCAAGACGGGCGGCGGCCATTTCTGGTATTTCCCGATTCCCGACAGCGGGATCGAGGCGCTGCTCAAGCGCCTGATCGATGGCGAGGCGGGCATTCTCTCGCTCTCGATCGAACGCGCGGGTCTCCACGATGCCTTCGTCGAGATTGCCGGCGAGGCAGCCGCACGGGCACTCGAGGAAGGTGCAGCGGAGGCAGGCCAATGA
- the queG gene encoding tRNA epoxyqueuosine(34) reductase QueG — protein MVKAASPDDLQQALREEAKALGFSACGFAPAGEDVLRSERFQQWLAEGRHGSMEWMESRKVERASPQGLWPEAKSVIALGMSYAPDVDPLALEDHPDKARVSVYAHGRDYHDVVKKALKALARWLIAREPDSELKVFVDTAPVMEKPLGQAAGIGWQGKHTNLVSRDHGSWLFLGAIYSTLEFAPDAPHRDMCGSCRACQDACPTDAFPQPYKLDARRCISYLTIEHKGPIPEEFREALGNRIYGCDDCLAVCPWNKFADTAHRHMKLAPREELAAPALSRFLEFDDAGFRQFFSGSPIKRVGRDRFVRNCLYAAGNSGDASLLAQVEALRSDPDAVVAEAADWAAGRLSPSP, from the coding sequence TTGGTTAAGGCCGCATCACCCGATGACCTGCAGCAGGCCCTGAGGGAGGAGGCGAAAGCGCTCGGCTTCTCCGCCTGCGGCTTTGCGCCTGCCGGTGAAGACGTGCTGCGCTCGGAGCGGTTCCAGCAGTGGCTTGCCGAAGGGCGGCACGGTTCGATGGAGTGGATGGAAAGCCGCAAGGTCGAGCGCGCCAGTCCGCAAGGCCTGTGGCCCGAGGCGAAGAGCGTGATCGCGCTCGGCATGAGCTACGCGCCCGATGTCGATCCGCTGGCGCTGGAGGATCACCCCGACAAGGCGCGTGTCTCGGTCTATGCGCATGGGCGCGACTATCACGATGTCGTGAAGAAGGCGCTCAAGGCGCTGGCGCGCTGGCTGATCGCTCGCGAGCCGGATAGCGAACTCAAGGTTTTCGTCGATACCGCTCCGGTGATGGAAAAGCCCCTGGGGCAGGCGGCGGGCATCGGCTGGCAGGGCAAGCACACCAATCTGGTCAGCCGCGATCACGGTTCATGGCTGTTCCTCGGAGCGATCTATTCGACGCTGGAATTCGCCCCCGATGCGCCGCATCGCGACATGTGCGGGTCGTGCCGCGCCTGTCAGGATGCCTGCCCGACCGACGCTTTCCCGCAGCCTTACAAGCTCGATGCGCGGCGCTGCATTTCCTACCTCACGATCGAGCACAAGGGACCAATCCCCGAGGAATTCCGCGAGGCGCTGGGCAACCGCATCTATGGCTGCGACGACTGCCTTGCCGTTTGTCCGTGGAACAAATTTGCCGACACGGCGCATCGCCACATGAAGCTGGCCCCGCGCGAAGAACTCGCCGCGCCCGCGCTTTCGCGTTTCCTCGAATTCGACGATGCCGGTTTCCGGCAGTTCTTCTCCGGTTCGCCGATCAAGCGGGTCGGGCGCGATCGTTTTGTGCGCAATTGCCTCTACGCCGCCGGCAATAGCGGCGACGCTTCGCTACTGGCGCAGGTCGAAGCGCTCAGGAGCGATCCCGACGCGGTCGTGGCAGAAGCGGCCGACTGGGCGGCCGGGCGGCTCAGCCCATCTCCTTGA
- a CDS encoding NAD-glutamate dehydrogenase translates to MGSKTATTPAAQAKALAQHMRDSMLPGDTPFDPARLKDAAAFVAEAAQQRKYGEVAMALESVTEGHRYTRIAIINDDMPFLVDSTASTIAALGISIDRLVHPVVPVERAEDCSLTSIREGEPEDAYWESMIYLETARVDAKQRRLLEENLEKTLADVRAAVADWPQLQEQMQQDAASVDDDEGKALLEWLDSGMLTQLGHVVRMRDGEQTGALGICRAGEPELLVDASFERAFKWFEGKGEKRNPLIIKANHLSRVHRHVPLDLFIVPRREGKKLVALSVHAGVWTSAALAAPPRAVPVLRERLDRIRDKLNFDEGGHAGKALVHAMTALPHDLLIGFSEEDCERVATTMMGLVDRPRPRLALVEAPLARHLFAFVWLPRDMLATQVRLQIKALLEDNAAARLLDWSLEVEGGNLAMLRFVLDIRDGAKAPDEKALEQQLQTLLRGWSEAVENELLEMVETGRAAALTLRFAEHFPTFYRARFGPREAAEDISRLRALGIHADDDEDGDAPHRGARLYLCEREEEACLRLKLYQSEGSLPLSDAVPVLENFGFHVQAETPTVLNDGKFGTIHDFALQMAPGVKAEDLVARAEEIEEAVAAVLNGHAENDVFNRLVADAGLDADEANWLRAFYRYLRQAGMGFTIYTVVDALAKNPDITRALMALFKARHDPDFKGNREEATAEAQTSIRRGLAKVKAINDDRLLRLYNSLIDAILRTNSFAPAANEALAFKIDSSLVPNLPKPIPWREIFVYSRRVEGIHLRAGPVARGGLRWSDRRDDFRTEILGLMKAQRVKNAVIVPTGAKGGFYPKQLPDPALDRDGWAAEGQASYEVFIRTLLSVTDNIVDDKVVHPEGVVITDGEDPYFVVAADKGTARFSDIANAIAENRDFWLDDAFASGGSKGYDHKAMGITAKGAWVSVQRHFLEMGIDVQTDTIRVAGCGDMSGDVFGNGMLLSKAIQLVAAFDHRHIFLDPDPDPAKSWKERKRMFDLPRSSWEDYNPKLISRGGGVFPRDAKSIKLSKAVQSMLGLEVKEIEPEALISAILKAQVDLIWFGGIGTYIKASSENNVQVGDPANDPLRVDAKDLRARVIGEGANLGTTQAGRIEFSLNGGRCNTDFIDNSAGVDCSDNEVNIKIALAAAKRADKLTEPRRVKLLEAMTDEVSALVLEDNRLQALALSIAEIGGARSMAPQLHLIETLEAGGNLDRRTEGLADNQTLQRRAADGIGLTRPELAVLLSSAKLVLQDAIEHSDLPDDPILEDLLLRSFPEPMRKKFKTQIENHRLRREIIATKLANAMVNRLGMIHPFELAEEEGVELCQVAAAFVAVAHLFDVRSLWADLDTAKMDESARLLMFDRLAAATANLISDVLRTSAGSVNPSALVEELGKNVTVLINCSDELLGRELKSQSAAQKDVFTSAGAPDAIATRVTHMFDLDGSIGLARLAADTDIDPKLVTRGFTAIGARMGIDWAQSTAAKMNSSDVWERLLVSNLARDFQQMRLELLRRLSRRKDAKEDMPQVVANWAEDQSVAITQFRTMVDRAQSETPVAAAMLAQIASMARNLLAR, encoded by the coding sequence ATGGGTTCCAAGACCGCCACTACCCCCGCCGCCCAAGCAAAAGCACTCGCGCAGCACATGCGCGATTCGATGTTGCCGGGGGACACGCCCTTCGATCCCGCACGCCTCAAGGACGCCGCGGCATTCGTCGCCGAAGCCGCGCAGCAGCGCAAGTATGGCGAAGTGGCGATGGCACTGGAATCGGTCACCGAAGGCCACCGCTACACCCGCATCGCGATCATCAACGACGACATGCCGTTCCTCGTCGATTCCACCGCGAGCACGATAGCCGCGCTCGGCATCTCGATCGACCGCCTCGTCCACCCCGTCGTGCCGGTCGAACGCGCCGAGGATTGTTCGCTGACCAGCATCCGCGAAGGCGAGCCTGAAGACGCCTATTGGGAATCGATGATCTATCTCGAGACGGCGCGCGTCGATGCCAAGCAGCGCCGCCTGCTCGAAGAGAATCTCGAAAAGACGCTGGCCGACGTTCGTGCCGCGGTGGCGGACTGGCCCCAGCTGCAGGAACAGATGCAGCAGGACGCTGCCTCGGTCGATGACGATGAAGGCAAGGCGCTGCTGGAATGGCTCGATTCCGGCATGCTGACCCAGCTCGGCCATGTTGTTCGCATGCGTGACGGCGAACAGACCGGCGCGCTGGGCATCTGCCGCGCGGGCGAACCCGAACTGCTGGTCGATGCAAGCTTCGAGCGCGCGTTCAAGTGGTTCGAAGGCAAGGGCGAAAAGCGCAATCCGCTGATCATCAAGGCCAACCACCTCTCGCGCGTGCATCGCCATGTCCCGCTCGACCTGTTCATCGTGCCCCGGCGCGAAGGCAAGAAGCTGGTCGCCCTGTCGGTCCATGCCGGTGTCTGGACGAGCGCCGCGCTCGCCGCTCCGCCGCGCGCGGTGCCTGTCCTGCGCGAACGGCTCGACCGTATTCGCGACAAGCTGAATTTCGACGAGGGCGGCCATGCCGGCAAGGCGCTCGTCCACGCCATGACCGCGCTGCCGCACGACCTGCTGATCGGTTTCAGCGAGGAAGATTGCGAGCGCGTGGCGACCACCATGATGGGCCTCGTCGACCGTCCGCGCCCGCGCCTCGCGCTGGTCGAGGCGCCGCTTGCCCGCCACCTCTTCGCCTTCGTCTGGCTGCCGCGCGACATGCTGGCAACGCAGGTCCGCCTGCAGATCAAGGCCCTGCTCGAAGACAATGCCGCCGCCCGCCTGCTCGACTGGAGCCTCGAAGTCGAGGGCGGCAATCTTGCCATGCTGCGCTTCGTCCTCGACATTCGCGATGGCGCAAAGGCGCCCGATGAAAAGGCGCTCGAACAGCAGCTGCAAACCCTGCTTCGCGGTTGGAGCGAAGCGGTCGAGAACGAGCTTCTCGAGATGGTCGAAACCGGTCGCGCCGCTGCGCTGACCCTGCGTTTCGCAGAGCATTTCCCGACCTTCTACCGCGCCCGTTTCGGCCCGCGCGAAGCAGCAGAAGATATCTCCCGCCTGCGCGCACTGGGAATCCATGCCGACGACGACGAGGATGGCGATGCGCCTCATCGCGGTGCGCGCCTCTACCTGTGCGAGCGTGAGGAAGAGGCATGCCTGCGCCTCAAGCTCTACCAGTCCGAAGGCAGCCTGCCGCTGTCGGACGCGGTGCCCGTGCTCGAGAATTTCGGTTTCCACGTACAGGCCGAAACGCCGACCGTGCTCAATGACGGCAAGTTCGGCACGATTCACGATTTCGCGCTGCAGATGGCGCCCGGCGTCAAGGCGGAAGACCTTGTCGCGCGCGCCGAGGAAATCGAGGAGGCGGTTGCCGCCGTGCTCAACGGCCATGCGGAGAACGACGTGTTCAACCGCCTCGTCGCCGATGCCGGGCTCGATGCCGACGAAGCGAACTGGCTGCGCGCTTTCTATCGCTACCTGCGCCAGGCAGGGATGGGCTTCACTATCTACACCGTGGTCGACGCGCTGGCGAAGAACCCGGACATCACCCGCGCGCTCATGGCGCTGTTCAAGGCGCGGCACGATCCCGACTTCAAGGGCAACCGCGAAGAGGCGACTGCCGAAGCGCAGACCTCGATCAGGCGCGGCCTCGCCAAGGTCAAGGCGATCAACGACGACCGTCTCCTGCGGCTCTACAACTCGCTGATCGACGCGATCCTGCGCACCAATTCATTTGCCCCTGCTGCAAACGAAGCGCTCGCATTCAAGATCGACAGCTCGCTGGTCCCGAACCTGCCCAAGCCGATCCCCTGGCGCGAGATCTTCGTCTATTCGCGCCGCGTCGAGGGTATCCACCTGCGTGCAGGTCCGGTTGCGCGTGGCGGCCTGCGCTGGTCCGACCGGCGCGACGACTTCCGCACCGAAATTCTCGGCCTGATGAAAGCGCAGCGCGTGAAGAACGCGGTCATCGTGCCGACCGGCGCGAAGGGCGGCTTCTATCCCAAGCAGCTGCCCGATCCCGCGCTCGACCGTGACGGCTGGGCCGCTGAAGGCCAGGCCAGCTACGAGGTCTTCATCCGCACGCTGCTGTCGGTCACCGACAACATCGTCGACGACAAGGTTGTGCACCCCGAAGGCGTGGTCATCACCGATGGCGAAGACCCCTATTTCGTGGTCGCCGCCGACAAGGGCACCGCGCGCTTCTCCGACATTGCCAATGCGATTGCCGAGAACCGCGACTTCTGGCTCGACGATGCCTTCGCCTCCGGCGGCTCGAAGGGTTACGACCACAAGGCCATGGGCATCACCGCCAAGGGCGCATGGGTATCGGTCCAGCGACACTTCCTCGAAATGGGGATCGACGTGCAGACCGATACCATCCGCGTCGCCGGCTGCGGCGACATGTCGGGCGACGTGTTCGGCAATGGCATGCTGCTGTCGAAGGCGATCCAGCTGGTCGCCGCATTCGACCATCGCCACATCTTCCTCGATCCCGATCCCGATCCGGCGAAGAGCTGGAAGGAACGCAAGCGCATGTTCGACCTGCCGCGTTCGAGCTGGGAAGATTACAATCCCAAGCTCATCTCGCGCGGTGGCGGCGTCTTCCCGCGCGATGCCAAGTCGATCAAGCTGTCGAAAGCCGTGCAGTCGATGCTCGGCCTCGAGGTCAAGGAAATCGAGCCCGAAGCCCTCATCTCCGCCATTCTCAAGGCGCAGGTCGACCTGATCTGGTTCGGCGGCATCGGAACCTACATCAAGGCCTCGAGCGAGAACAACGTCCAGGTCGGCGACCCTGCCAACGATCCGCTGCGCGTCGATGCAAAGGACCTGCGCGCCCGCGTGATCGGCGAAGGTGCGAACCTTGGCACGACGCAGGCCGGCCGCATCGAGTTCTCGCTCAATGGCGGACGCTGCAACACCGACTTCATCGACAATTCGGCAGGCGTCGACTGCTCGGATAACGAGGTGAACATCAAGATCGCGCTCGCCGCTGCCAAGCGGGCGGACAAGCTGACCGAACCCAGGCGCGTCAAGCTGCTCGAAGCGATGACCGACGAGGTCAGCGCGCTGGTCCTCGAAGACAACCGCCTGCAGGCGCTTGCCCTGTCGATCGCCGAGATCGGCGGTGCGCGCTCGATGGCCCCGCAGCTGCACCTGATCGAAACGCTCGAGGCGGGCGGCAATCTCGACCGCCGCACCGAAGGGCTTGCCGACAACCAGACGCTGCAGCGTCGCGCCGCCGACGGGATCGGCCTCACGCGACCCGAACTGGCCGTGCTGCTGTCGTCGGCCAAGCTGGTGCTGCAGGACGCGATCGAACACAGCGACCTGCCCGACGATCCGATCCTCGAGGACCTGCTGCTGCGCAGCTTCCCCGAGCCGATGCGCAAGAAGTTCAAGACGCAGATCGAAAACCATCGCCTGCGCCGCGAGATCATCGCGACCAAGCTTGCCAACGCCATGGTCAACCGCCTCGGCATGATCCACCCGTTCGAGCTCGCCGAAGAAGAAGGCGTCGAACTGTGCCAGGTGGCTGCAGCCTTCGTGGCAGTGGCACACCTGTTCGATGTCCGCAGCCTCTGGGCCGATCTCGACACGGCAAAGATGGACGAAAGCGCGCGCCTGCTGATGTTCGACAGGCTGGCTGCCGCAACGGCGAACCTTATATCCGATGTGCTCCGCACCAGCGCCGGTTCGGTCAATCCGAGCGCGCTGGTGGAAGAGCTCGGCAAGAACGTCACTGTGCTCATCAACTGCTCGGACGAATTGCTCGGCCGCGAACTGAAGAGCCAGTCGGCTGCCCAGAAGGACGTCTTCACCAGTGCCGGCGCGCCCGACGCGATCGCCACGCGCGTGACCCACATGTTCGATCTCGACGGATCGATCGGCCTGGCCCGCCTCGCCGCGGATACGGACATCGACCCCAAGCTGGTGACCCGCGGCTTTACCGCCATCGGTGCACGCATGGGCATCGACTGGGCGCAAAGCACGGCAGCGAAGATGAATTCCTCCGATGTGTGGGAACGCCTGCTGGTCTCCAACCTTGCCCGAGATTTCCAGCAGATGCGGCTCGAACTGCTGCGTCGCCTCTCGCGCCGCAAGGACGCCAAGGAAGACATGCCGCAGGTCGTGGCCAACTGGGCGGAAGACCAGTCGGTCGCGATTACCCAGTTCCGCACCATGGTCGATCGCGCGCAGTCCGAAACGCCGGTCGCGGCGGCAATGCTGGCCCAGATCGCGAGCATGGCGCGCAACCTGCTCGCCCGGTAA
- a CDS encoding ABC transporter permease yields MNTSGEASRLSLLQAAWVVARRDFKAILFSRAFFIFLLGPLFPFIVASLASGVGGQVQREVSVNSIAMVMSEEDSAAMLAARERALGTMEGLPELVVLTPEEGEEAEEVLRRTNHAVLLSGDLENPVLTGPHIQIHVFDGAVSLMAAMANGSAPTSFPQIEERPLADTAAAARSDRIRTAQAGQLLLFLLMMLLAGMVLSNLVEEKANKVIEVLAAAIPMDAVFFGKLFAMLGVSFVGIAVWGSFGGALFLLAGEALPDIPDPALGWPLFAALGVAYFAMGYLLLGSLFLTIGSMATTVREVQTLSMPVTMAQLVVFFLAAYAMTSPGTPLEIFAAVFPLSSPFAMLARAAQSPDIWPHILALGWQALWVALFIKGGATLFRRRVMKSGKGAGGRRGFFGLFKRKQGA; encoded by the coding sequence ATGAATACGTCCGGCGAAGCTTCGCGTCTTTCGCTGCTGCAGGCGGCATGGGTCGTCGCGCGGCGCGACTTCAAGGCGATCCTGTTCAGCCGTGCCTTCTTCATCTTCCTGCTGGGCCCGCTGTTTCCCTTCATCGTCGCCAGCCTCGCAAGCGGTGTCGGCGGTCAGGTGCAGCGCGAAGTATCGGTCAATTCGATCGCGATGGTCATGTCCGAAGAGGACAGCGCGGCCATGCTCGCGGCACGAGAACGCGCGCTCGGCACCATGGAAGGCTTGCCCGAACTGGTCGTCCTCACCCCCGAGGAAGGCGAGGAAGCCGAGGAGGTCCTGCGCAGGACGAACCACGCGGTCCTGCTGAGCGGCGATCTCGAAAACCCCGTCCTTACCGGCCCGCATATCCAGATTCACGTTTTCGACGGGGCCGTCTCGCTGATGGCCGCCATGGCGAACGGAAGCGCACCGACATCCTTCCCGCAGATCGAGGAGCGTCCGCTTGCCGATACCGCAGCCGCCGCGCGTTCCGACCGCATCCGCACGGCACAGGCGGGCCAACTGCTGCTGTTCCTGCTGATGATGCTGCTGGCAGGCATGGTGCTATCGAACCTGGTCGAGGAAAAGGCCAACAAGGTGATCGAGGTGCTGGCCGCGGCTATCCCGATGGACGCAGTGTTCTTCGGCAAGCTCTTCGCCATGCTCGGCGTCAGCTTCGTGGGCATCGCGGTCTGGGGAAGCTTCGGCGGGGCGCTGTTCCTGCTCGCCGGGGAAGCCCTGCCCGACATTCCCGATCCCGCGCTCGGCTGGCCGCTCTTCGCAGCTCTCGGGGTCGCCTATTTCGCCATGGGGTACCTGCTCCTGGGATCGCTGTTCCTCACGATCGGCAGCATGGCGACCACCGTGCGCGAAGTGCAGACGCTGTCCATGCCGGTCACCATGGCGCAGCTGGTGGTGTTCTTCCTTGCCGCCTACGCCATGACCTCACCCGGAACGCCGCTGGAGATCTTCGCCGCGGTCTTCCCGCTGTCTTCGCCCTTCGCCATGCTGGCACGGGCGGCGCAGTCTCCCGACATATGGCCGCACATCCTTGCGCTCGGCTGGCAGGCGCTGTGGGTGGCGCTGTTCATCAAGGGCGGGGCCACGCTGTTCCGTCGCCGGGTCATGAAATCGGGCAAGGGCGCAGGCGGTCGCAGGGGCTTTTTCGGCCTCTTCAAGCGCAAGCAAGGCGCATAG
- a CDS encoding NAD(P)/FAD-dependent oxidoreductase — MEHYDVVIVGSGHGGAQAAIALRQAGHEDSILMVSRDRNPPYERPPLSKEYLAGDKPFEKILIRPEQFWADRNVTLRRGANVNEVDPARHVLHLSDETSVTYRKLIWAGGGDARRLGCPGAELAGIHTIRTRRDTDALKGELEAGARRAVVIGAGYIGLEAAAVLRKLDCDVTVVEMQDRVLARVAGPEISEFYAAEHRSHGVDLRLETGVERIEGDGEKVTGVTLSTGETVACDILIVGIGIVPAVGPLIAAGAAGSNGVDVDTFCRTSLDDIFAIGDCAAHPNPYAGNAVIRLESVQNANDMATVAAKAIMGDKQDYDAVPWFWSNQYDLRLQTVGIANGYDATVLRGDPAERKFSLVYLKEGVVIALDCVNNTRDYAQGRKLVMGRAEVDPDLLADTETALKEMG, encoded by the coding sequence ATGGAGCATTATGACGTCGTCATCGTGGGGTCGGGACACGGCGGCGCGCAGGCTGCGATAGCCTTGCGCCAGGCAGGCCATGAGGATTCGATCCTGATGGTCAGCCGCGACCGCAACCCGCCGTACGAGCGCCCGCCGCTGTCGAAGGAATATCTCGCCGGCGACAAGCCCTTCGAGAAGATCCTGATCCGCCCCGAGCAATTCTGGGCGGATCGCAACGTGACCCTTCGGCGGGGCGCCAACGTCAACGAAGTCGATCCGGCACGCCATGTCCTGCATTTGTCGGACGAAACCAGCGTCACCTATCGCAAGCTCATCTGGGCAGGTGGGGGCGATGCCCGTCGCCTGGGTTGCCCGGGTGCGGAACTGGCCGGCATCCACACGATCCGCACGCGCCGCGATACCGATGCGCTCAAGGGCGAACTCGAGGCAGGGGCGCGCCGCGCCGTGGTGATCGGTGCAGGTTACATCGGCCTCGAGGCAGCCGCCGTGCTGCGCAAGTTGGATTGCGACGTCACCGTTGTCGAGATGCAGGACCGCGTGCTGGCACGGGTCGCAGGACCGGAAATTTCCGAGTTCTACGCCGCAGAGCACCGCTCCCATGGCGTCGACCTGAGGCTCGAAACCGGTGTCGAGCGGATCGAAGGCGACGGAGAAAAGGTGACCGGCGTCACGCTGTCGACCGGAGAGACCGTGGCCTGCGACATCCTCATCGTCGGTATCGGCATCGTTCCGGCCGTCGGACCGCTGATCGCAGCAGGCGCAGCGGGCAGCAACGGTGTGGACGTCGACACCTTCTGCCGCACCTCGCTCGACGATATCTTCGCTATCGGCGACTGCGCGGCGCATCCCAATCCCTATGCCGGCAATGCGGTCATCCGTCTCGAATCGGTCCAGAACGCCAATGACATGGCAACCGTCGCTGCCAAGGCGATCATGGGCGACAAGCAGGATTACGACGCAGTGCCGTGGTTCTGGTCGAACCAGTACGACCTGCGCCTCCAGACGGTGGGCATTGCCAATGGCTATGACGCGACTGTGCTGCGCGGCGATCCAGCGGAGCGTAAGTTCAGCCTGGTCTACCTGAAAGAAGGCGTGGTCATCGCGCTCGACTGCGTGAACAACACCCGCGACTATGCGCAGGGGCGCAAGCTTGTGATGGGCCGGGCCGAGGTCGATCCGGACCTGCTCGCCGACACCGAGACCGCGCTCAAGGAGATGGGCTGA